The proteins below are encoded in one region of Candidatus Moraniibacteriota bacterium:
- the gyrA gene encoding DNA gyrase subunit A has product MEEKAFHDGKIEQRSITDEVKQSYLDYAMSVIVARALPDVRDGLKPVHRRILYSMWSSGLRSTSKFRKSATVVGEVLGKYHPHGDTAVYDTMVRLAQDFSLRYPLVWGQGNFGSMDGDSAAAYRYTEAKLKAIAEEMLVDIDKDTVDFIPNFDGMHEEPLVLPAKLPQLLLNGTVGIAVGMATNIPPHNLNELVDGICHLIEFPEATIDDLMQFIKGPDFPTGGIIYNVKDIREAYVTGKGPILSRAKVEIVENKTGQFQIIVTEMTYATNKSSLIIKIADLVKDDKIQGIKDLRDESDRNGVRIVIDLKKDAFPQKVLNKLYQMTDLQKNFNVNMLALVDGVDPQILTLKSILEHYIKHREIVVVRRTEYDLKKNKERAHILEGLKKALDFIDAVIETIRKSPTKEEAHVNLMKKFKLSDLQATAILEMRLQTLAGLERKKIEDELGEKMKMIAYLEDLLKHRKKILGLVKSELIEVRDRFGDERRTKVIKTGVTEFKQEDLIPNDEAIITLTEDGYIKRMNPGVYRVQKRGGKGVIGATTKEEDRIAHVLSIEMHDNLMFFTNTGKVFQTKAYEIPESTRTSKGQAIVNFLQIAQEEKITAMIAFNNNDAFKYLFMATEKGTIKKTKLEDFENVRRSGLIAIGLEKGDTLGWVSPTTGSDDIVLTTNDGQAIRFKETDVRPMGRNASGVKGMKLKNIDKIVGMDILPKGEKGLELLILSQHGYGKRSELKSYKVQKRGGSGIKTMKVTPKTGKLVGAKIVSMENIEDDLILTSEKGTIIRIPFKSVPLLGRVTQGVRVMKPQAGDGVAAFTIL; this is encoded by the coding sequence ATGGAAGAAAAAGCTTTTCACGATGGAAAAATAGAACAGCGTTCAATCACTGATGAGGTCAAGCAATCGTATCTCGATTATGCAATGAGCGTGATCGTTGCTCGTGCCTTGCCTGATGTGAGAGATGGACTCAAGCCGGTGCATCGCCGTATTTTGTACTCTATGTGGTCGAGCGGTCTTCGATCGACTTCGAAATTTCGTAAATCAGCAACAGTTGTCGGAGAGGTGCTCGGAAAATATCATCCACACGGTGATACCGCTGTGTATGACACTATGGTGCGTTTGGCACAAGATTTTTCACTCCGATATCCACTGGTATGGGGACAAGGTAACTTTGGATCGATGGACGGTGATAGCGCTGCCGCCTATCGTTACACAGAAGCCAAGCTCAAGGCAATTGCAGAGGAAATGCTCGTTGATATTGATAAAGATACCGTGGATTTCATCCCAAACTTCGATGGTATGCATGAAGAGCCTCTTGTTCTCCCTGCGAAACTTCCACAACTGCTTTTGAATGGTACGGTCGGCATTGCTGTTGGTATGGCAACAAACATTCCTCCACATAATCTGAATGAATTGGTGGACGGTATTTGTCATTTAATTGAATTTCCAGAAGCGACCATTGATGATCTGATGCAATTTATCAAGGGACCTGATTTTCCAACAGGAGGAATTATTTACAATGTCAAAGATATTCGTGAAGCTTATGTAACTGGCAAAGGACCAATACTGAGTCGAGCCAAAGTGGAAATAGTGGAGAATAAAACTGGTCAGTTTCAGATTATTGTGACGGAGATGACTTATGCGACCAACAAATCATCACTCATTATCAAAATTGCCGATCTCGTCAAAGACGACAAAATTCAAGGTATCAAAGATTTGCGCGATGAATCAGATAGAAACGGAGTTCGAATTGTTATTGATCTGAAAAAAGATGCTTTTCCTCAGAAAGTATTGAACAAGCTGTATCAAATGACCGACCTGCAAAAGAATTTCAATGTGAATATGCTCGCACTGGTAGATGGTGTTGATCCGCAGATTCTTACACTCAAGTCTATTCTCGAACACTATATCAAGCACCGAGAAATAGTTGTGGTGCGTCGCACAGAATATGATCTGAAGAAAAACAAAGAACGAGCACACATCCTCGAAGGATTGAAAAAAGCGCTGGACTTTATTGATGCTGTTATCGAAACCATCAGAAAATCTCCGACGAAAGAAGAGGCCCATGTGAATTTGATGAAGAAATTCAAGCTTTCTGATTTGCAGGCAACGGCTATTTTGGAAATGAGACTTCAGACACTCGCAGGCTTGGAACGGAAGAAGATAGAAGACGAATTGGGAGAAAAAATGAAGATGATTGCTTATCTCGAAGACTTGCTCAAGCATCGTAAGAAGATTCTTGGTTTGGTGAAGAGTGAGCTTATCGAAGTGAGAGACAGATTTGGCGACGAAAGAAGAACAAAAGTCATCAAGACTGGCGTGACGGAATTCAAGCAAGAAGATCTCATCCCAAATGATGAGGCAATCATCACACTCACAGAAGATGGATATATCAAACGAATGAATCCTGGTGTCTATCGTGTCCAAAAGCGTGGCGGAAAGGGTGTTATCGGAGCGACGACCAAAGAAGAAGACCGCATCGCACATGTCTTGTCTATAGAAATGCATGATAATTTGATGTTCTTCACAAATACAGGCAAAGTATTTCAGACGAAAGCGTATGAAATACCCGAATCAACTCGCACTTCCAAAGGTCAAGCAATTGTCAATTTCTTGCAAATTGCTCAAGAAGAGAAGATTACTGCCATGATCGCCTTCAATAACAATGATGCGTTCAAATACCTTTTTATGGCGACAGAAAAAGGAACAATCAAGAAAACAAAATTGGAAGATTTCGAAAACGTTCGTCGAAGCGGACTTATCGCTATCGGACTTGAAAAAGGCGATACTCTCGGTTGGGTGAGTCCGACTACCGGTTCTGATGATATTGTACTCACAACCAATGATGGTCAAGCTATTCGGTTCAAAGAAACGGATGTTCGACCGATGGGACGTAATGCTTCTGGTGTCAAAGGCATGAAGCTCAAAAATATCGATAAGATCGTTGGTATGGATATTCTTCCAAAAGGGGAAAAAGGACTTGAACTCCTTATTCTTTCTCAACACGGATATGGTAAACGAAGTGAATTAAAATCGTATAAAGTTCAAAAACGTGGTGGATCAGGAATCAAAACGATGAAAGTTACGCCGAAAACAGGCAAGCTCGTCGGAGCTAAAATTGTGAGTATGGAAAATATTGAAGATGATCTCATTCTGACTTCTGAAAAAGGAACAATTATTCGTATTCCATTTAAGAGTGTACCGCTCCTCGGACGAGTGACTCAGGGTGTGCGTGTGATGAAGCCACAAGCAGGGGACGGCGTTGCAGCATTTACGATTCTTTAG
- a CDS encoding class I SAM-dependent methyltransferase, whose amino-acid sequence MSVVERKRVRNFGVSEIKIHDRKMLLQNEMIKKPIDLTLDREQYIKLYHQYEDADALGYYEKSSPEYIRVKNILSSVKKNSLVYDVGCNSGGIGRLLIKQKQCQVYGSEICPSLGEKASEKGLKVFIGWAEHTPYKEEIFDYAILTFILEHVLDPEMLMKETMRVVKDRGMIIGHVPTASGDWGKKTIGRHPEHLRAYNQRELKKLLKKSGLHDIQITKIFLIGRTVADYYFFLGRK is encoded by the coding sequence ATGAGCGTTGTTGAACGAAAAAGAGTTCGAAATTTTGGTGTATCAGAGATAAAAATACACGATCGTAAGATGCTTCTCCAAAATGAGATGATAAAAAAACCTATCGACCTTACTCTGGATAGAGAGCAATACATCAAACTCTATCATCAATATGAAGATGCGGATGCACTCGGATATTATGAAAAAAGTTCCCCGGAGTATATCAGAGTAAAAAATATTTTATCAAGTGTGAAGAAAAATTCACTTGTTTATGATGTTGGTTGTAATTCTGGTGGAATCGGGCGTCTCCTTATCAAACAGAAACAATGTCAGGTGTATGGAAGTGAGATTTGCCCAAGCTTAGGAGAGAAGGCGTCCGAAAAAGGATTGAAAGTGTTTATTGGATGGGCTGAACACACGCCATATAAGGAAGAGATATTTGATTATGCGATTCTGACTTTTATTCTGGAACATGTTCTTGACCCAGAAATGTTGATGAAGGAAACGATGCGTGTGGTAAAGGATCGGGGTATGATAATAGGACACGTGCCGACAGCATCGGGTGATTGGGGGAAGAAAACTATTGGGAGACATCCAGAACATTTACGAGCGTATAATCAGAGAGAGTTGAAGAAACTTTTGAAAAAAAGCGGTCTCCATGATATACAAATTACAAAAATATTTCTCATTGGTCGTACCGTGGCGGATTATTATTTTTTTCTTGGGAGGAAGTAA
- a CDS encoding S1 RNA-binding domain-containing protein — MTKSTQSAEVIENPSAMDTLFAKHVIEIPEIGSVIQGTVIFVASSYALIDLGSVGTGIVLGKEMRDGLGPEGKLKVGTTITATLMDYENEDGYIELSIREASYEKSWDDIEHKLTNREVLTTKVIEANKGGLMIEINGIPGFLPVSQLSSEHYPRVEDGDKNKILDLLKKLIGQEVHVRILDADRENEKLIASEKAAQSEKERELINLLRVGEVVSGEVSGVVDFGAFVKFTPATKEGEKKSVEKLEGLVHISELAWQLIDDPREVIKTGDHVEAKIIGIEDTRISLSMKALKEDPWTAVLEKYKIGDIVPGKVDKINHFGAFVYLNKDIHGLAHVSEFSEVYPGKKIEEVFKENETYSWKILSIEPKSHRMGLLPVNENAPKEKSMKKEEEVKEEVEKKKA, encoded by the coding sequence ATGACAAAAAGTACACAATCTGCAGAAGTCATCGAGAATCCATCTGCTATGGACACTCTCTTTGCAAAACATGTTATAGAGATCCCTGAAATAGGGTCAGTTATTCAAGGAACGGTCATTTTTGTGGCATCCAGCTATGCCTTGATCGATCTCGGTTCTGTCGGAACTGGTATTGTTCTCGGAAAAGAAATGCGCGATGGCCTTGGACCAGAAGGAAAACTCAAAGTTGGCACAACAATCACTGCCACGCTCATGGATTATGAGAATGAGGATGGTTACATAGAACTCTCCATTCGTGAAGCTTCTTACGAAAAATCTTGGGATGATATCGAACACAAACTCACGAATCGTGAAGTACTAACTACCAAAGTCATTGAAGCAAACAAAGGCGGACTCATGATCGAAATCAACGGTATTCCTGGATTTCTCCCTGTTTCCCAGCTCTCGAGCGAGCACTATCCTCGTGTAGAAGATGGAGACAAAAACAAGATCTTGGATCTTTTGAAGAAACTGATCGGACAAGAAGTGCACGTACGTATCTTGGATGCTGATCGTGAAAACGAAAAACTCATTGCGAGCGAAAAGGCTGCGCAGAGCGAAAAAGAACGAGAACTCATCAATCTTCTCCGTGTTGGCGAAGTGGTCAGCGGTGAAGTGAGTGGTGTTGTTGATTTCGGTGCTTTCGTCAAATTCACACCTGCTACCAAAGAAGGAGAGAAGAAATCTGTAGAGAAGCTCGAAGGTCTCGTTCATATTTCTGAACTCGCTTGGCAACTTATCGATGATCCACGTGAAGTAATCAAGACTGGTGATCACGTAGAAGCCAAAATCATCGGCATTGAAGATACTCGCATCTCCCTTTCTATGAAGGCATTGAAAGAAGATCCTTGGACAGCCGTTCTTGAAAAATACAAGATTGGCGATATCGTTCCTGGAAAAGTCGATAAAATCAATCATTTTGGTGCATTCGTCTATCTGAACAAAGATATTCATGGATTAGCTCATGTCAGTGAATTTTCTGAGGTCTATCCTGGAAAGAAAATTGAGGAGGTATTCAAAGAAAATGAAACATACTCTTGGAAAATCCTTTCTATCGAACCAAAAAGTCATCGTATGGGACTTCTTCCCGTCAATGAGAATGCTCCAAAAGAGAAATCAATGAAAAAAGAAGAGGAAGTCAAAGAAGAAGTAGAGAAGAAAAAAGCATAA
- a CDS encoding MBL fold metallo-hydrolase translates to MNIQYYGDFCFKISTKPAGRATEDVIIWTDPLQKGAGLRSPQGQVDIVFLSHGKKEETVDTLKEEVVVLDAPGEYAVKGVSALGFLSYRDGNAGSERGQNTVFIFESEDIHIGYLGALGSDIAGETLEKLNGVDILFVPVGGIDTLDTKTASELVRKIEPKLVIPMHYKIPGLTLDLDTEKSFCDAIGNCPSEKIAKLNIKKKDLDEKKMEIVLFEKGM, encoded by the coding sequence ATGAATATACAGTATTACGGCGATTTTTGTTTTAAAATTAGTACAAAGCCTGCAGGTCGTGCGACAGAAGATGTTATAATCTGGACTGATCCGTTACAAAAAGGAGCAGGACTCCGTTCTCCTCAGGGTCAAGTCGACATTGTTTTCTTGTCTCATGGGAAAAAAGAGGAAACGGTTGATACACTGAAAGAAGAAGTAGTGGTTTTGGATGCTCCAGGGGAATACGCTGTAAAAGGTGTATCTGCACTCGGATTTCTTTCGTATCGTGATGGAAATGCAGGGAGCGAGAGAGGTCAAAACACAGTCTTTATTTTTGAGAGTGAAGATATTCACATCGGGTATCTTGGTGCTCTTGGTTCTGATATTGCCGGAGAGACGTTGGAAAAATTAAACGGAGTTGATATTTTGTTTGTTCCTGTAGGAGGCATAGATACACTGGATACTAAAACTGCTTCTGAATTAGTTCGTAAAATAGAACCGAAACTGGTTATCCCTATGCACTATAAAATACCTGGACTAACACTTGATCTTGATACAGAGAAATCCTTTTGCGATGCTATTGGAAATTGTCCATCAGAAAAAATTGCCAAATTGAATATAAAGAAGAAAGATCTCGATGAGAAGAAAATGGAAATTGTTCTTTTTGAAAAAGGGATGTAA
- the ftsH gene encoding ATP-dependent zinc metalloprotease FtsH gives MEKMFKNLFTVILLFLLVSGIIILSQSPEKKPAEISLSELVTEINQDQVKSVSIQNNTLSIELQDGSKQKASKEGESSLSETLMNYGINTEKLKNITITVKEDSGWSLWLSALLPFLIPFLLIGAFIWFMMRQAQRGNAQALSFGTSRARMTDPKDKKKRTTFADVAGAEETKNELEEVVEFLKFPKKFLSMGAKIPKGVLLLGPPGTGKTLMAKAVAGEAGVPFFNISGSEFVEMFVGVGASRVRDLFKQAKKNAPSIVFIDEIDAVGRHRGAGLGGGHDEREQTLNQILVEMDGFETNTSVIVIAATNRPDVLDPALLRPGRFDRRVTMDLPDINEREQILVIHTKNKPIEKNVSLRVIAERTSGFSGADLANLVNEGAILATRRNKKTIDMSELTESIEKVILGPERRSRVINKEEKEIVAYHESGHALVGASLKYADPVQKVSIISRGHAGGYTLAVPSEDKSLHSHDYFLDELAMLLGGYASEKLIFNNTTTGPSSDLERATHMARNMVTRYGMSRLGARTFGKKDELVFLGREMHEERDYSEKTAQDIDNEVSTLINTALERATQILNDRRVTLDILAKTLLEKEILEKEAFDAIVGENPAKKIVSA, from the coding sequence ATGGAAAAAATGTTTAAGAATCTTTTTACTGTTATTCTCCTTTTTTTGCTTGTTTCTGGAATTATCATTCTTTCTCAATCGCCAGAAAAAAAGCCTGCTGAAATATCACTCAGTGAACTCGTGACAGAAATCAATCAGGATCAGGTAAAATCTGTTTCTATACAAAACAACACTCTCTCGATTGAACTTCAGGATGGATCCAAACAGAAAGCGAGTAAAGAAGGAGAATCTTCCCTCTCAGAAACACTGATGAATTATGGCATCAATACGGAAAAGCTAAAAAATATCACTATTACCGTCAAAGAAGATTCTGGTTGGTCATTGTGGCTCTCTGCGCTTCTCCCCTTTCTTATTCCTTTTCTGCTTATTGGAGCCTTCATCTGGTTTATGATGCGTCAAGCTCAGCGTGGTAATGCTCAGGCTCTTTCTTTCGGTACGAGTCGTGCTCGCATGACTGACCCAAAAGACAAAAAGAAACGAACCACCTTCGCCGATGTTGCTGGGGCAGAAGAAACGAAGAATGAGCTTGAAGAAGTAGTAGAATTCTTGAAATTCCCAAAAAAGTTTCTTAGCATGGGAGCAAAAATACCGAAAGGAGTCCTTTTGCTTGGTCCTCCAGGAACAGGAAAGACACTCATGGCAAAGGCAGTAGCTGGTGAGGCTGGTGTTCCTTTTTTCAATATCAGCGGTTCTGAATTCGTTGAAATGTTCGTTGGTGTTGGTGCGAGCCGTGTGAGAGATCTTTTCAAACAAGCTAAGAAAAATGCACCTTCTATTGTGTTTATTGACGAAATAGATGCTGTTGGTCGTCACCGTGGAGCTGGTCTCGGAGGTGGTCATGATGAACGTGAGCAAACTCTCAATCAAATCTTGGTAGAAATGGATGGTTTTGAAACAAACACGAGCGTCATTGTTATCGCTGCTACCAACCGTCCTGATGTACTTGATCCAGCCTTGCTTCGTCCTGGACGTTTTGATCGTCGTGTTACTATGGATCTTCCTGATATCAACGAACGCGAACAAATTCTTGTTATTCATACAAAGAATAAGCCTATTGAAAAAAACGTTTCTTTGCGTGTTATAGCTGAGCGTACTTCTGGTTTTTCTGGAGCTGATCTCGCCAATCTCGTCAACGAAGGTGCTATCCTTGCCACTCGTCGGAACAAGAAAACTATTGATATGTCAGAACTGACAGAATCTATCGAAAAAGTTATTCTTGGACCAGAGCGTCGCAGCCGTGTCATCAATAAAGAAGAAAAAGAAATTGTCGCCTACCACGAAAGCGGTCACGCATTGGTAGGGGCGAGTCTCAAATACGCAGATCCCGTGCAGAAAGTCTCCATCATTTCTCGTGGTCATGCGGGTGGGTATACGTTGGCAGTCCCTTCTGAAGACAAAAGCCTTCATTCTCATGATTATTTTCTCGATGAGCTCGCGATGCTTCTCGGTGGATATGCCAGTGAGAAACTTATTTTCAACAACACTACTACTGGTCCGTCGAGTGATCTCGAACGAGCAACACATATGGCACGAAATATGGTTACCCGTTACGGGATGAGCCGTCTCGGTGCTCGCACTTTCGGTAAGAAAGATGAACTTGTTTTTCTCGGTCGCGAAATGCACGAAGAAAGAGATTATTCAGAGAAAACAGCCCAAGACATCGATAATGAAGTCTCCACTCTTATAAACACCGCTCTCGAACGAGCAACTCAGATCTTAAATGACCGACGGGTCACTTTAGACATACTCGCAAAAACATTGCTTGAGAAAGAAATTCTTGAGAAAGAAGCCTTCGA
- the ispG gene encoding (E)-4-hydroxy-3-methylbut-2-enyl-diphosphate synthase, which translates to MNSFKALKPRRKTRVVNVGGIGIGGENPVRVQTMTNTDTLDISATVAQIKACVKAGAELIRLTTPTPKHAQALGPIREMLLKDGINIPLIADVHFLPAAAFEALKWADKVRLNPGNFLDGKIFRNFEFTDESYQKELERIEKSLIPFIEATKKSKKALRIGSNHGSLSDRIMSRYGDTPVGMVESSMEYLRIFHKYGFDDIVVAMKSSDPLVMIEANRLLVSTLEKESMDYPIHLGVTHAGNGEEGRAKSILGIGTALMEGVGDTIRVSLTEKQETELDVCYSILQATSRRITKTEIISCPSCGRTLFDLEPITNMIKERTKQLVGVRIAVMGCVVNGLGEMADSDFAYVGGRPKMVNLYYKKELVRRDVPETEAVDALVALIKEKGAWVEPKN; encoded by the coding sequence ATGAATTCTTTTAAAGCTCTCAAGCCACGAAGGAAGACACGCGTTGTCAATGTTGGGGGAATCGGTATCGGTGGAGAAAATCCTGTCCGAGTACAGACCATGACGAATACGGATACACTCGATATTTCTGCTACAGTTGCTCAGATCAAGGCATGTGTGAAAGCGGGCGCAGAACTCATTCGATTGACCACTCCGACACCCAAACACGCACAGGCGCTCGGACCAATTCGTGAGATGTTGCTTAAGGACGGTATAAATATTCCGCTCATTGCTGATGTTCATTTCTTGCCAGCAGCAGCATTCGAAGCACTCAAGTGGGCTGATAAGGTACGTCTCAATCCAGGGAACTTTCTTGATGGAAAAATTTTTAGAAATTTTGAATTTACCGATGAAAGTTATCAGAAAGAATTGGAGCGTATCGAAAAGAGTCTTATTCCTTTTATCGAAGCCACTAAAAAGTCAAAAAAGGCCCTTCGTATAGGCTCAAATCATGGCTCTCTTTCTGATCGAATTATGTCTCGTTATGGTGATACTCCTGTAGGTATGGTGGAATCATCAATGGAGTATTTACGTATTTTTCATAAGTACGGTTTCGATGATATTGTTGTGGCCATGAAATCTTCTGACCCATTGGTCATGATCGAAGCCAATCGTTTGCTGGTGTCGACACTGGAGAAAGAAAGTATGGATTACCCGATCCATCTGGGCGTGACACATGCGGGGAACGGCGAGGAAGGTCGCGCCAAATCGATACTTGGTATCGGTACGGCACTTATGGAAGGTGTCGGAGATACTATTCGAGTTTCGCTTACAGAAAAACAAGAAACGGAGTTGGATGTTTGTTATAGTATTCTTCAGGCGACGAGCAGACGTATTACGAAAACAGAAATTATTTCTTGTCCGTCATGCGGGCGTACACTTTTCGATCTCGAGCCGATAACCAATATGATCAAGGAACGTACGAAACAGCTCGTTGGTGTGCGTATTGCTGTGATGGGTTGTGTCGTGAATGGACTTGGGGAAATGGCTGATTCAGATTTCGCTTATGTCGGTGGTCGGCCAAAGATGGTCAACCTCTACTACAAAAAAGAACTTGTTCGTCGTGATGTCCCAGAAACTGAAGCAGTAGATGCTCTGGTGGCACTTATTAAAGAAAAGGGAGCTTGGGTAGAACCAAAAAATTAA
- a CDS encoding isopentenyl phosphate kinase: MKNSHLTILKIGGSCITYKDQSQARLRRNFLRRMAIEISLGMHKEKSSLIIVHGGGGMTHPLLDRYGLVDTLKTGIISTKQDKIAAAKIHLAMNELNNRVTKSLQDAGIPAWPIQTSAITVSFQKNTPKVFLDAIRTALSLDIVPVLHGDLILDSEKGSRIFSGDALACLLSRDLHAEKLLFMSDVDGIYGSSEDIQKKIHPLPVFSTSDSQMETFVSNRLKGIDHSGGMIEKIYCIQNICSDSQVRIFSGLIEGNITKALLGESIGTEIVY, from the coding sequence ATGAAGAATTCACATCTGACAATATTGAAAATTGGTGGTAGTTGTATAACATATAAAGATCAAAGTCAAGCACGTCTCAGGCGAAATTTCCTCAGAAGAATGGCGATCGAAATCTCTCTTGGTATGCACAAGGAAAAATCATCTTTGATTATTGTGCATGGCGGTGGAGGTATGACACACCCATTGCTTGATAGATATGGTCTTGTCGATACATTGAAAACTGGCATTATTTCTACGAAACAAGACAAAATAGCTGCTGCAAAAATTCATCTTGCCATGAATGAACTGAATAACAGAGTAACAAAATCTTTGCAAGATGCTGGTATTCCGGCATGGCCAATACAAACGAGCGCTATTACTGTTTCGTTTCAAAAAAATACTCCTAAAGTATTTCTTGATGCTATTCGTACAGCATTATCATTAGATATCGTTCCGGTATTGCATGGGGATTTAATACTTGATAGTGAGAAAGGGAGTAGAATTTTTTCAGGGGATGCGTTGGCTTGTTTGCTTTCACGAGATCTCCATGCAGAGAAACTTCTTTTTATGTCTGATGTTGATGGAATCTATGGTTCTTCTGAAGATATTCAGAAAAAAATACATCCTCTTCCAGTATTTTCTACGAGTGATTCACAAATGGAAACATTTGTTTCAAATCGTTTGAAGGGAATCGATCATTCAGGAGGCATGATTGAAAAAATATATTGTATACAAAATATTTGTTCTGATTCTCAGGTGAGAATCTTTAGTGGTCTTATAGAAGGAAATATAACCAAAGCTTTGCTTGGTGAGTCTATTGGTACTGAAATTGTATATTAA
- the tilS gene encoding tRNA lysidine(34) synthetase TilS produces MITPSKMNRESSINLSNKSLPSSRIVPKKSSKDALSPFVRRFLRRVQNTASTFDLWEEGESFIIGVSGGPDSLCLLDAMTLLQKKMHFSFHIAHVNYHLRGKDSNNDELLVRETAEKYSLPLTCFSCDTHSFRHSEETMRDLRYAFFEKTRIDQKAGKILIAHNQNDQAETLLMRLLRGSGLSGLSSMKAKNGHIIRPLIEMSRDDIMRYLQERNISFREDTSNKDVLYFRNQIRHILIPFLEQRFQPKIRPILAETALLLGEDYALLEHISTSFVVKETPTSKEFSCRDFLSLPPALMTRELRSLVRPLLEGKNPSKKLLGELLKVLKSTKNKTQTVTFQGLKFIRKGDTVRLLNF; encoded by the coding sequence ATGATTACACCATCGAAAATGAACAGGGAGAGCTCGATCAATCTATCGAACAAGTCGCTTCCATCATCGAGGATTGTACCAAAAAAATCGTCTAAAGATGCTCTCTCTCCTTTCGTGCGTCGTTTTTTGAGACGTGTCCAAAACACAGCGTCCACATTTGATCTTTGGGAAGAAGGCGAAAGCTTTATTATCGGAGTTTCCGGAGGACCAGATAGCCTCTGTCTCCTAGATGCGATGACACTTCTTCAAAAAAAAATGCACTTCTCTTTTCATATTGCTCATGTAAACTACCATTTACGAGGAAAAGATTCGAATAACGATGAACTTCTCGTACGAGAAACGGCAGAAAAATATTCTCTTCCTCTCACCTGTTTTTCTTGTGACACACATTCTTTTCGCCATTCAGAAGAAACGATGCGCGACCTGAGATATGCCTTCTTCGAAAAAACACGCATTGATCAAAAAGCTGGGAAGATTCTTATTGCTCATAACCAAAATGATCAAGCAGAAACGCTTCTTATGAGACTTTTACGAGGTTCTGGATTATCAGGACTTTCCTCTATGAAGGCGAAAAATGGTCATATTATTCGGCCACTCATCGAAATGAGTCGTGATGATATTATGCGATACTTACAAGAACGTAACATTTCTTTCCGAGAAGATACCAGCAACAAAGATGTTTTATATTTCCGTAATCAAATTCGTCATATTCTTATTCCTTTTCTGGAACAACGCTTTCAACCAAAAATACGGCCGATTCTTGCAGAGACAGCACTTCTTCTTGGTGAAGATTATGCTCTCCTCGAACATATTTCCACTTCTTTTGTCGTAAAAGAAACCCCTACCTCAAAAGAATTTTCTTGTCGTGATTTCCTTTCTCTCCCTCCTGCTCTTATGACACGCGAATTACGTTCTCTCGTTCGTCCATTGCTCGAGGGGAAAAATCCTTCTAAAAAGCTCTTAGGGGAACTCCTTAAAGTACTCAAAAGTACCAAAAACAAGACTCAGACCGTAACATTTCAAGGGTTGAAATTTATACGAAAAGGTGATACAGTAAGACTACTCAATTTTTGA